One genomic segment of Planktothrix sp. FACHB-1365 includes these proteins:
- a CDS encoding bestrophin family protein produces MKLIKNSTWLDLAIDLRNSVILAIWRRVIATMIFALLITIAYHQGYAVNQPILATLIPGVVLGLLLVFRTNTAYDRFWEGCKLWHDLLNAGRILCRNIWTIVPTNNAEDLGKKIAHIRLVGILIITIKLNLRDETLDNSIAALMTQSDYLELTKANNVPLRIINWFAEYFRQLYYDDKVIPYRFFIELNRSLDQIIMLLSGCERILNTPLPRPYSIHLKHLLLLYCFALPFQFVQELDWFTIPVVGIISFALLGIEDIGVEIENPFGYDRNDLPLDRFCQQLQAEIETEWVDLDISTPKNGKTREPNIQLIQSI; encoded by the coding sequence ATGAAATTAATCAAAAACTCAACTTGGTTAGACTTAGCAATTGATTTAAGAAATTCGGTTATTCTGGCTATTTGGCGGCGAGTAATAGCGACGATGATCTTTGCTTTACTGATCACAATTGCCTATCACCAAGGATATGCTGTAAATCAACCTATTCTCGCAACTTTAATTCCTGGGGTTGTCCTGGGATTATTATTAGTTTTTAGAACCAATACCGCTTATGATCGATTTTGGGAAGGTTGTAAACTGTGGCATGATTTGCTCAATGCAGGTCGAATTTTGTGTCGGAATATTTGGACAATTGTTCCCACGAATAATGCTGAAGACTTAGGAAAAAAAATAGCCCATATTAGATTAGTGGGTATATTAATAATAACGATTAAATTGAATTTAAGAGATGAAACCCTTGATAATAGTATAGCAGCATTAATGACTCAATCAGATTATTTAGAACTCACAAAAGCCAATAATGTTCCCCTTAGAATTATCAATTGGTTTGCCGAATATTTTCGCCAGCTTTATTATGATGACAAAGTTATTCCCTATAGATTTTTCATTGAATTAAATCGCTCTTTAGACCAAATCATCATGTTATTAAGTGGTTGTGAACGAATTTTAAACACCCCACTTCCTAGACCTTATTCCATTCATCTCAAACATTTATTATTGTTATATTGTTTTGCTTTACCTTTTCAATTTGTCCAAGAACTAGATTGGTTTACCATTCCGGTTGTGGGAATTATTAGCTTTGCCTTATTAGGAATAGAAGATATTGGTGTAGAAATTGAAAATCCTTTTGGTTATGATCGCAATGACTTACCTTTAGATCGCTTTTGTCAACAATTACAAGCTGAAATCGAAACAGAATGGGTTGATTTGGATATTTCTACACCTAAAAACGGTAAGACTAGGGAACCCAATATTCAACTAATTCAAAGCATTTAG